The following DNA comes from Gossypium hirsutum isolate 1008001.06 unplaced genomic scaffold, Gossypium_hirsutum_v2.1 scaffold_1262, whole genome shotgun sequence.
TAAATaattatccttttaaaaaaagCAAGTTTGAAGGCATTGAAATAATACCCACTACAGCAAAAtagtttttagcggcatttttttgggCCTATAAGTGCCACTAAAGACAACGCCACTaacattttgcggcgtttatgaaaaaaaaatgccgctatagaacatgatctttagcgcgCTTTTTCGACatacgccgctaaagaacatgatctttagcgatgctttcccaaaaacgccgctaaagacatgACCTTTAGCAacgcttttcccacaaatgcAACTATAAAATAGACTTTTACGacgcttttctcacaaacgccgctaaagaacatgacctttaaaaaatttatttaattaaataatatttatttctatgataaatattatattagtttaatttttgaaagttgaactttaaactatatactttaaggataaataaaaaatattaatggaattaaattttctattaaaattttaactttaaaactaaatataaaaattaatgaatttaaattaatacataaacattgattcaatatataatttaatacataaaaaaacatacaaacacactcacaaagtattactattctaaaacaaaattcatcctGGTGAGAAAGAATGCCAAATAATCATCACCTCTCATTAATCAAAGGAAAAAGATCAGAAAATAAGAAGAAACAATATACAACATAGGGTTGGTTCAAGCTTAGATGAAACCAAAGTATTGCAATGCCTGCATATAACTAGAGAAGTCCTTTGATGCTTCAATTCAACAGCCAGAGAATCCAAAACATCGGAACAGAAAGCCAAAGTATGCACCTATAAGCCAAAGTCAGGCCAGTAAGGAAATCACTTATACGACCCTCAAAGCCACATATGTCAAAGTACATTATCTGATCTCTTTGAATGTGATAtggaaagataaattttaataatgcCACCATAAAGTAAGAATCAGAATTTGTTCGACAAAAGTTATTGATCATATAATTAATCATGTAATCAGaatttatgtatataatcaaTGACTTTACCTTTGGAAAACATGGTGATCAAGAAGTTGGTAAGTGATTGATAAGAGTGATAAAGCTTTATATCAATCTTTCTTGTCATGCTACTATTTCCATCTTCACCTTAACATAAATGGATCTACCATTTCATTCTCTGCAACCCGTGTTCTCAGCCCCATCGGGCTATACTAAATATATCAAACATAAATTGGAAAAATTCGACTACTTCAAAGATGGATCTAATGCATACTCAATGTCTGCCAAATTCATGTAATCATACAGCAAGTGAAAAATTTATTCTGAATCCAGAAATATTCATTGGTAATATCACTTAAATCTAAATCAAACCAAATATATTCTAAACCAACTAAAAAGGACTATAGAAAGACCAATACAGAATGAGAAAACCACACCTAATATTTGAGAAACTTGAATgaacaaataacattaaaaaattccACATGACTGACCAAAAAATAACAATAAGGTAATATCTATATTAACAATACAAATCAAAGAAATCTAATTATACTAGATAACAAGCAAACAGTAGATACAAGGCATCGGGGCTTCTTACCTTATTCGCACTTAAGATGTCATCAAACTATTTTAAAACTGTTGGGGAAGCCAAATGGTCAAGCTCAACTCCCAATATCGTAATAGGCAGCTTCACACCTGCAAATATTCCCACACCAGTTTTTACTATACTAGTTCATATATGTAGCAAGTGTATTAGTTGGATGTCTTCAATTTTTAGTGAAACATTTGTCTTAGAACCTTAAAAGCAACTCAGATTAATTCTCTAATCTAAGTTGCTATGGCTAAAGACTCGATAAACTATGAATTCGAAATAGATTCTAATTAAGTAATGCTAGTAAAACAGGAAAGCTCTCTTAAAGGAATCATCTAATAACTCCAATCATGCCCAAAACTTCAATTTTTGCATTAAGTGTATCATCAAAACAGTTTCATGCTATAGATTATGGAAAAAGCACTATTGGAAATCATCATAGAAGGACAAGTTTCTCATCTCAAGAAAGTTGCATGAATGTGCTAATGGTATAGTCCCAAATATTTAATAGTGAATTGATGGACCATAGATGAATTTATTTAGGTAAGTTGTAGAGTTGGTTCATCATCAAAAGTAGTATTGGTATTCAAGGTCATCAATATTGCAATGTTGCTCAAACATGATAACCTATAAATAcaagtaatattttattaatataactaaattaatattaaaattaaaatactaaataacatttaatttgaaaacagaactaaatctaaaaattctgaaaaataagaattatattatatataacaatttttttttataaagttaaaaagaaagcatggaattagttttgaatttgattcaaAATATAATTCTGAGAAGGTAAGATATGATATGAAACAATTAAAATTTGAGAGGAAATTTTAGTTctgaaaaaaattagtataatttTTCAGCTCACTTCATCTTGGAAACAAAAGTTTTTCACCTTTGATACAATACTAGTTGTGTCAACCTTGTTCcctatgttttattaaaaaatacatgATTCAGTAATCAAattagaaataaagaaaaagttgaatGCATACCAGGCAATTATTGCATAAGAAACAAATCAACTGACTCTGACATCTTCACTTGCTtgcatgaatttccaaatttgcaATCGCCCTTAGCATTTGGAGGATGAATTCTTATCTACATAAAAATCACCACAAGAAAAAAGATGAATTGGTGTCATTTCACAAAGCaatcagaaaataaaaacaataaagatTGTCTTCCGGAGCTGGAAAACACTTCAAGTATAATGGATTCAACCAACAGATAATGCATAGCATATAGATGTAAAACAGAATCATATACAACTATGAGGCAGGATACCACTCTCAGAAAAATACATACTTGAAGCAACAAATATAATGTCACACTTCAACAAGGCCTTAACAATAAATACAAGAACTGCTTAGAATTCCATcgaatatattttgtattgatgagatatattaattaattagatcTACTATTCAAGTGATGGAAATTAACCTTGTGATCAAAACGACCTGGCCTGAGAAGTGTAGGATCTGACAAATCTCTACAATTTGTAGCAGCCAAAAATATAACACCTTTGCCAGTATCAAACCCATCAAGCTCTATTAGTAGCTGATTCAAAGTAGTTTCCCGCTCCTGAGTGGCTGCATTATACAGGTGGTCTGTTATTTCCTTGAAAATCCCCTGACGTCTAATCaaatagaaagaaagagagaaaatcaTTCACATATGATCTTAAAGACAGCTATGTCCACTAAATTCATCTATAGTTATCTTTCTACTCAGAATTGCAATGATAATTGGCCTGTAAAAGGTACCGAGTGTAGCCCATTCTCAGTGTCTTATAAAATACCATAAAAGATAACCAAGGCAGCTATATTTCCATTTCCAATCACTTGATTTAGATCAAatgcaaaatattaatgattagTTGCAAACTATATCTGCAAAGCTTATACCTCATTCGCCTTCAGATGTCAACAAATGGTCTGGTTTCAACAAGTTCTTGCATTAAAAAAAGAAGGGATAGGAGTAGCAACAAGATTATCATACCTAGTTGCTAAAGCATCAATTTCATCAGTGAATATAACTGATGGTTTATTTACCTGCAAAAGATAAGAATTTCTCAACAAATTACACAAAGTACATAGCACAACCAAGTATCTGTAAATAAAAGGAATATGTacttataacataaaaaataataacacagAAAATACAGCAAGCTGATTTATAGGTGGCCCAACCATTTGCAACATTTTCTCTGTTTCCTAATTATTATCAGATGCCCAACAAGTTTTTCAAGATGAAGCGTCAAAAGTATGGAATCTAGATTACAAGTATTGCATCACAATTAACAACTACATGCTGCCTTAGAAATCAAATATAAGAAACTTATAGCATTATCACCTTGGCTCTCTTAAACAGATCCCTGATACGAGCAGAACCAACACTGACTAAAACTTCCATAAATTCTTATCACTCAACGATGAGTAATTTATCCTATTTTTAGAATGATTAATGTGAAAATATGCTGGGAACTTTTATTATCATTTAACGATGGAGTGagcaatttaattaatttctatttgaaactaaattaacaaattcttttagaaatgatgaaaataaaaatgaaaataaaatcatttttatgaAAGAAACTTCATTAAAAGAAGTTGTAAATAGTGGAAGACTAAAGTTCTCAAAAGTTGTAAAAAATCATGGTAGACAAAAGTCAAAGAGGCCGGAAACCCAAAACATACCGGGGAAAGCAGAAGAGGTTTAATTATTATGGATTTATGTTATTTActctaatattatattatattatgtaaaaTTGTTCAATGActttaagatttaaaaaaaactataaaatctaaGATTGTTGCGAAACTTAAATCTAGGAAGTTAGATTTGAAATTCCTCCAAAACCCATAGCTTAAACAAATAAGAAATCAAATTGTTCTCAAATCCACACCCACAGTCTTTGaccttttaaaataaaagaaaagcttACATGAAATATTACACTCAGATGAAGTAAACGAGAAAAGCGTCCGATTATACGAATTTGTTGCAAGTAACCTACTAAATAGAAAAGCGATTCAATTAAGATGTTGATGAAACATTTCAGAGTTAACAAATATACTTAGCTATTGTGGAAAATGTATGTTAGCTTGGCTTTGCTTCACCATGTCTGCTgattttttagggaaaatttagggATTAGGGGAAATGTAGAGAATTGGGAAATTTGTTTCAGGGGGAATGGCTAAGTGTCGGGCATGAGAAAAGGATAAAATTTAATAAAGGAAAACGACACTGTTTAGGTAAAAAAATTGACAGTTTGTGGCGCTTtcgaaaagcaccgctaaagccTATCTATTGCGGCGTTTATAAGATAGCGCCGCTAATCCCCCTAAATCTCCAATTAAAACGATGTCATTTTCATTACACTAATGTTTTGCGGCTTTTTTCTACTAATTCCCTAAAGTAAAATGCTTTTTGCGGCATTTTCCAAAAGTGCCATTAATCTcttagttttatatttatttttatttgttatattgcatgataactttgaaattttaagtttaaatttcacttaaataaattaagtgtagaggaattaatttgaattgaattattcgTTGAATTAATTCTTAGgttaatgattttaattattaatactaATGATAAATGTTAATATGATGATAAGTTATAATTTAATACTTACACACTTATGAAAGGAACAATAGGTGATAAAAGGCTTGAATCCTAATATTATGAAGTAAAGTTTAAAAGAATTTTCTCTTGCTTATATATGGTACATACTaaccatgttttttttttttacattttaaagaagtagataatttttagttttgatcttttaaatatgcttaatatttaatccttatattttaatttctaatataatttgGTTTCTATGTGTTTGTAATGTTATTAAATAGATagtttgtaacgcccccacgcccgagaccatcaccggagtcgagcttgagggttaccgaacataattatcaatttaagaacttcaaatcatttgttctACATTCATAGCTTTCAAGCTACTCgcgtcatagttacaagaaaaatcatatctcgagttacgaaactcgaaatcaagatccgtaaatttttcctaaatctagactcatatatctatttactaatttttctagaatttttattgggccaattagtacagtttattaattaaagtatcccctgttcagggttcgactactctgacctctgtgtattacgaatcagatatatctctatacaaaatttcaatgactatgaggtttgtttctattaaaactagactcaataaggaatctgtacatataaataaaaacttctaattattttattaaattttattataaatttttaaagtcagaacaggggatccagaaatcactctggccctgtttcgcaaaagtttaaatatctcataaaatatcatttatattcctgttttgttcaatccatatgaaaatagactcattaagcttaaatttcataacttactcatcatttagttccatttatactatttttagtgattttcaaattcatgtcattactgcagcaatattctgttttaaggcaagtttcatctttccatgaatttttatgaactagataacctgttaaacttccatgatatcaaacatgatctaaattagccatcaccatgacttatcaatatcaaacattttctcaaccaaacatggccatatcataaaattatttacacaaaataggtatattgctatacatgccatacttaagtagttgtacaagccatttaccaagataaaagtcctttggatagtgtgatcgaactttcgacctgtcccgattcctgagtcggcttgttcaaaactacaatgaatgaaaaggaaggagtaagcataaatgcttagtaagttcatatgtaaataacaagtaacataacaatacaaatataccaaacaactttagcatggtaccaccaaaacatatatcacatctttaaacatcattcatcatcttaccaccttatcgttgttgtatctatttcaacccgagggttaagaacatacctgtccaaagtgtccatttcacaacacctacccaaaacgtcacttatatcttaagtgctcttccattaaactagaaatttcacccgttgaacacatcggaatacaattCGGATACATgtataatttgcacataagtgccacatatgtaatcaagaaatcatgtaacccgcccctaagtgaactcagactcaactcaacgagctcgggcattcgcatccataaatgaactcggactcaactcaacgagttcggatgcctagttacatctcacgaactcggactcaactcaacgagttcggacatttgcatccataagtgaactc
Coding sequences within:
- the LOC121227615 gene encoding probable inactive ATP-dependent zinc metalloprotease FTSHI 1, chloroplastic; the protein is MEVLVSVGSARIRDLFKRAKVNKPSVIFTDEIDALATRRQGIFKEITDHLYNAATQERETTLNQLLIELDGFDTGKGVIFLAATNCRDLSDPTLLRPGRFDHKIRIHPPNAKGDCKFGNSCKQVKMSESVDLFLMQ